Proteins encoded within one genomic window of Spirochaetaceae bacterium:
- a CDS encoding ATP-binding cassette domain-containing protein — MSQDRDETTATPTAPGTEQRTPLLEVRDLKKYFPVQQGFLRRTVGYVKAVDGVSFTVDPGETLGIVGESGCGKTTLGRCLLRLYEPTDGAIQLNLDEGSLDVMNLSGDDMKLFRRRAQIIFQDPFSSLNPRLSILDTVGEPLLVNNVARGRELEERVREVIVQVGLRVEHLRRFPHSFSGGQRQRIGIARALVVNPKVVVADEPVSALDVSIQAQILNLLKRLQEEFHLTYLFVSHDMSVVRYICDRIAVMYAGRIVELGPKADVLSAPRQPYTELLLAAVPRTARGVRGQRTITPGEPPDLSNLPSGCVFRDRCKYAQDICAEQEPPLQKVDDNHFASCHFADSLELEGIRAAAGSS, encoded by the coding sequence GTGAGCCAGGACCGAGACGAGACCACCGCGACGCCTACCGCGCCCGGGACCGAACAGCGCACGCCGCTGCTCGAGGTGCGGGATCTCAAGAAGTACTTTCCCGTCCAGCAGGGCTTCCTGCGCCGCACCGTAGGCTACGTCAAGGCCGTCGACGGCGTGAGCTTCACCGTCGATCCGGGTGAGACCCTGGGCATCGTCGGGGAAAGCGGCTGCGGCAAGACCACCCTCGGCCGCTGCCTGCTGCGCCTCTACGAGCCCACCGACGGCGCCATCCAACTCAACCTCGACGAAGGGTCTCTCGATGTAATGAACCTGAGCGGCGACGACATGAAGCTGTTCCGGCGCCGGGCGCAGATCATCTTCCAGGACCCCTTCTCATCGCTCAACCCGCGCCTCAGCATCCTCGATACCGTCGGCGAGCCGCTGCTGGTGAACAACGTGGCCCGCGGCCGCGAGCTCGAGGAGCGCGTCAGGGAGGTGATCGTGCAGGTGGGGCTGCGGGTCGAGCACCTGCGCCGCTTCCCGCACAGCTTCAGCGGCGGGCAGCGCCAGCGCATCGGCATCGCCCGGGCGCTGGTGGTCAACCCCAAGGTCGTCGTCGCAGACGAGCCCGTCTCGGCCCTCGACGTCTCCATCCAGGCGCAGATCCTGAACCTCCTGAAGCGCCTGCAGGAGGAGTTCCACCTCACCTACCTGTTCGTGTCGCACGACATGAGCGTGGTCCGCTACATCTGCGACCGCATCGCGGTGATGTACGCCGGCAGGATCGTCGAGCTCGGGCCCAAGGCCGATGTCCTGTCCGCGCCTCGCCAACCCTACACGGAGCTGCTGCTGGCCGCCGTGCCGCGCACCGCCAGGGGGGTCCGCGGTCAGCGCACCATTACCCCCGGCGAGCCGCCGGACCTCTCCAACCTGCCGTCGGGCTGCGTCTTCCGCGACCGCTGCAAGTACGCCCAGGACATCTGCGCCGAGCAGGAGCCCCCCCTGCAGAAGGTCGATGACAACCACTTCGCCAGTTGCCACTTCGCGGACTCGCTCGAGCTCGAGGGCATTCGCGCGGCGGCGGGCAGCTCCTGA
- a CDS encoding ABC transporter ATP-binding protein, protein MADSRALVEVKDLQVHFHLAEGVVRAVDGVNFAIRPGRTLGVIGESGSGKSVSAQSILGIVPSPPAKLVNGQILLNIEDEETGTVSSVDLTRLPRTGTEYRGIRGGEIGMIFQEPMTSFSPVHTIGNQIMESLLLHTDLDKKGARERAAELLGHVGIPNPQRNVDAYPHQFSGGMRQRAMIAMALACRPRLLIADEPTTALDVTIEAQILNLIQELQQELHMAILYISHDLAVVGGLADEIMVMYMGMVMEYASADAIFDDPKHPYTQALWRSIPRIDGPLEELVPITGNVPSPFAVQRGCPFSTRCPQCIPGVCDERRPPEIEVGPNHTVRCFLYTDDHQTGSGEGGAEGP, encoded by the coding sequence GTGCACTTCCACCTGGCCGAGGGCGTGGTGCGCGCCGTCGACGGGGTGAACTTCGCAATCCGCCCGGGCCGGACGCTCGGCGTGATCGGCGAGAGCGGCTCGGGCAAGTCCGTGTCGGCGCAGTCGATCCTCGGCATCGTGCCCTCGCCGCCCGCGAAGCTGGTCAACGGACAGATCCTGCTGAACATCGAGGACGAAGAGACCGGTACCGTGAGCAGCGTCGACCTGACCAGGCTGCCGAGGACCGGGACGGAGTACCGGGGCATCCGCGGTGGGGAAATCGGCATGATCTTCCAGGAACCGATGACCTCGTTCAGCCCGGTGCACACCATCGGCAACCAGATCATGGAGTCACTGCTGCTGCACACCGATCTCGACAAGAAGGGCGCTCGCGAGCGCGCCGCCGAGCTGCTCGGCCACGTCGGCATCCCCAACCCGCAGCGCAACGTCGACGCCTACCCGCACCAGTTCTCGGGCGGCATGCGCCAGCGCGCGATGATCGCCATGGCGCTGGCGTGCCGGCCCCGGCTGCTCATCGCCGACGAGCCCACCACCGCCCTCGACGTCACCATCGAGGCGCAGATCCTCAACCTCATCCAGGAACTGCAGCAGGAGCTGCACATGGCGATTCTCTACATCAGCCACGACCTCGCCGTGGTCGGCGGTCTCGCCGACGAGATCATGGTGATGTACATGGGTATGGTGATGGAGTACGCCAGTGCGGACGCCATCTTCGACGACCCCAAGCACCCCTACACCCAGGCGCTGTGGCGCTCGATCCCGCGCATCGACGGACCGCTCGAAGAGCTGGTGCCGATCACCGGCAACGTGCCGAGCCCGTTCGCCGTCCAGCGCGGCTGCCCGTTCTCCACCCGCTGCCCGCAGTGCATCCCCGGCGTTTGCGACGAGCGCCGGCCGCCGGAGATCGAGGTCGGCCCGAACCACACCGTACGCTGCTTCCTGTACACCGACGACCACCAGACCGGGAGCGGCGAGGGCGGCGCGGAGGGACCGTGA